In Planococcus versutus, the DNA window GATCAAGGTGGTTTACTTGATGTCGCTATTGCACCTGATTTTGACGAATCTAGATTAGTGTTTCTGACGTTTGCTCAAGATGTTGAAGGGGGTACGGTAACGGCTGTCGGTAAAGGTGTTTTGTCAGAAGATGAAGCCTCACTTGAAGATTTTAAAGTCATCTTCCAAGCGACACCGGCATATGAAGGTACTTTACATTATGGCGGACGGATTATCTTTGACGAGGATGGCAACCTATTCCTAACAACGGGTGAGCGTTCAGATGACGAAAGTCGCGATCGTGCACAAGACTTGGATGCTTACCTAGGTAAAGTCATTCGCATTACACAAGACGGAGAACCCGTAGAGTCGAATCCATTTGTCGAAGATGAAAAAGCACTTGATGGTGTTTACAGCTATGGTCATCGTAATATTCAAGGGATAGACTACAACCCTGCAACAGGAGACTTATGGATTGTTGAATTTGGTCCGCAGGCTGGGGATGAACTGAATATTATTAAACCTGGTAATAACTATGGTTGGCCCATTGTTTCTTATGGCATCGAGTACACGGGTGAATTGATCAATGGGGGTGTTTCAGAACACGAGGCGCAAGGCTTTGTGGAACCGCGCTATTATTGGGATCCAACAAGTGCACCAAGCGGTATGGCATTCTATGACAACGATGCCATTCCTGAGTGGGAAAACAACTTGTTTATTGGCGGTTTAGTGTCGAGCTATATTGCACGTGTCGTTATTGAAGGAGACACCATCGTTGGAGAAGAACGTCTGTTAACTGATGAAAATGAACGTTTCCGTGATATTCTTGTAACGGAAGATGGCGCGCTTATTGCCATCACGGATGGCGGCAAGGTTTATAAGCTTACTGCAGCAGGTGAATAAGTTATGATTCTTTAACATCACTTAAGCTTATGTCAATGTTATTAATTTAAGGTGCACGACACTATTGAAGAAGCAGGCAATCATGAATTCTCGTGATTGCCTGCTTCTTTTTTTTCTCTAAACATTTTGGCCACGCAGTAGATTCCAGCATCTCCATTTTGCAGTTCTTTTCTTGCTGTCCTCACTGAACATCGCTACGATTAAAGAAAAGATATAGAAGCAATCGGAAAATGCGGGAGGGGAAGAAGTGAAGAAAAACTTATGGATGGGAAGTTTGCTGATGCTGATGCTGTTGTTGTTATTGGCGGCTTGCAGTGAAGATGACAAAGACGCGACAACTGAGGAGGCAAATTCAATGGAAAAAATTACAGGAAGTTGGGAAGGGGCCATTCAAGTTCCCAACCAGCCGCTGCCGATACTTGTGGAGTTCGAAAAAGATGGTGGTACATTGAGTATTCCGCTGCAAGAACTTAGTGCTGCTCCGTTTTCAACCGTGGAATTTAATGATCCGGAGTTGGTTTTTGAACTGAATCTTCAAGGACAGGTGCTTGTTTTCGATGGGAAACTTGAAGACGGGAAAATTCGAGGTGATTTTACACAACAGGGCCAGGCCTTTCCTTTCGAGTTGATACCGCGGACGGCTGAAGAAGCGGTTGATGAGAGTGAATTTATTGAAATTGAAGTGGCAGGTGGCCTGATGAAAGCGGAAGTTGAAATGCCGAAAGGAGAAGGACCATTTCCGGTCATGGTGATTTTAGCGGGTTCTGGGCCAACAGACCGCGATGGCAACTCGGTAATGATACCTGGCAAAAACGACAGCCTGAAGATGGTAGCAGAAGAAATGGCGGCGAATGGCATTGCCAGTATCCGCTATGATAAGCGCGGTGTCGGGATGAACCAGGCACTGGGTGGTAACGAAGCGGACTTGCGTTTTGACGATTATATCGCTGATGCGGCTGCCTGGGTAGACCATTTAAAGTCGACTGACCGGTTTACGGATGTCGGAATTATCGGCCACAGCGAAGGTTCGTTGATTGGCATGGCAGCAGCAAAACGTGCTTCAGCCGATCTGTTCATCTCCATTGCGGGAGCAG includes these proteins:
- a CDS encoding PQQ-dependent sugar dehydrogenase → MTKTSWSRFMFVTMLMFVLTLAACGNDDTLDKKSTDDSDAATEKSTEESTNESAESQPKVTEFEPAFPEQTRAPAVKTETEIDTEVVVEGLGVSWGMVEFEPNRLLVTQRDAAELLIVNLKDGAVSDPIKGTPEVNNEDQGGLLDVAIAPDFDESRLVFLTFAQDVEGGTVTAVGKGVLSEDEASLEDFKVIFQATPAYEGTLHYGGRIIFDEDGNLFLTTGERSDDESRDRAQDLDAYLGKVIRITQDGEPVESNPFVEDEKALDGVYSYGHRNIQGIDYNPATGDLWIVEFGPQAGDELNIIKPGNNYGWPIVSYGIEYTGELINGGVSEHEAQGFVEPRYYWDPTSAPSGMAFYDNDAIPEWENNLFIGGLVSSYIARVVIEGDTIVGEERLLTDENERFRDILVTEDGALIAITDGGKVYKLTAAGE
- a CDS encoding alpha/beta hydrolase, producing the protein MKKNLWMGSLLMLMLLLLLAACSEDDKDATTEEANSMEKITGSWEGAIQVPNQPLPILVEFEKDGGTLSIPLQELSAAPFSTVEFNDPELVFELNLQGQVLVFDGKLEDGKIRGDFTQQGQAFPFELIPRTAEEAVDESEFIEIEVAGGLMKAEVEMPKGEGPFPVMVILAGSGPTDRDGNSVMIPGKNDSLKMVAEEMAANGIASIRYDKRGVGMNQALGGNEADLRFDDYIADAAAWVDHLKSTDRFTDVGIIGHSEGSLIGMAAAKRASADLFISIAGAGRPIDEVLMEQLAAQLPEDLMNEAWEIIDQLKRGEQVATVSPHLQSIFRPSVQPYLISWLAYHPQEEVAALNMPVLIIGGMADSQVPASDAESLHAAHPKSQLLIIDDMNHVLKMVLDKSENEAAYSNPDLPLADGLMEGIVEFLID